The Malus domestica chromosome 10, GDT2T_hap1 nucleotide sequence CTCTATTGAGTCCTCTTGCCGTCCAAGGATGTGAGTTCATTGGTGAAACCACATGATCATTACCACAAATAAGTGCTAAAGGAAATAGCCTTATAATCAAGTAGTAAGTGATTTAAGTCTATTCTAATATATAAATGTGAAGATAGATAGATTGATAGACATAAAAAAAGCAAGTTATGAAGATTGAGAGAGTAGAGAGGAACTGAAATAGACCTCAGCAAGAGTAGTAGTACTGCAGTCTGTAGAGGGTGCCCAATTCTTGGTCTCTCCAACTTCAAACCTTGTCCCACATTAGAAACAATGAGATCATTGTCAGCAGAAAGTACAATACGAAAGTTGGAAACAAACTACTTAAACTCGAGCAACTATGACCAAATGATGATAATtgtatgaaaaagaaacaataaaaatttaaaaaaaaaacaaacaacacTCCACATacaatttgaattgaaaattgtaatCAAAATTCCTCTCCTTATTTGAATCAAAAGAATGCAGAAATCTGTCATTGCGTATGTACTTCTTGAAGATCTTTTAGAAATACGCATCGCCCTTGCGCCtgcacaaaattaaaaattttaaattaaggtATAACTGTTTGGAAATACATGATGGGGTACATAATTGTCAAACATGTCGTGTGGACATTGCTTCAAATTTCGATTAGCCTACAAatacatgatatatatatataggagtaATACACAAAATATGCAACAAAATATGATCTCTTGGAAGCACTCTACAATCTCTCAAATCACCAACAGCAGTCATAACCTTATTATTTCCAAATACATGTGTGAAACAAACAAACCTGCCATCAAAACACGGAAAGAACACTGACGTTGTTATCGCGTTATCATAAGGTAGAGGTTGATCATGGGACAATCAGAAAGGGAACAATTGGTGGCAAGTCATAGTTATCCACCCCTTCCGGGCCCGGAAAGATTATAAGGAATTTCACCATGCTCATTCAATGGTTATATAAAAGTTTGGCCTACtcatgttgaaaagaaaaagaatgaatcACTGATTAGGAACATGGATGGATTcataactaattaaattaaaggCATCAAATTAAGCATCAATGCAACAATAACTTCTGGTTTCAAAAACTCATCTTTTacataagaacataaaccacaTCTGTAATTACCTAAATTAGGAAAAATtaatacaactaaaaacaaagaTACCATCTTGGCAACCCCAAGAAGAGAGTATAAATCATAGAAAACCCAAAATTATAATCTCATGAAACAACAGAAAAATAATGGGTGAAATCAAGTTTGCAACAGTATAACACAGGTCATTCACAAAAACACATGCATCATCAAAGTAGCAACATAGAATCTAAAAATAGTTAACCAAATTTCAAACtaacttacaaaaaaaaaaatcaaaacccattAATCTTAATCAGATTTCAAACCAAAAAAGGGACGGCACTACCATTGAATCAAGCTCCAGACAGTGCACCAATAACAGCAAGCAAACCCACCACCATGCCCCCCAACAAGCTAAGAACTGAGACGCATAAGAAACTTCtctcaaataattaaaaaaactttgAGCAAATTTCTCAGCTCTGGCCGGAACGGGAACCGAAGCGTTGGACTCAGCTCGTTTCCTGTCGAAAACAAATCAAACCCATTAGCGAAAAACCCAAGAAATTAAGGTTTATGATGGAGGTTGGGGAGAGGATGAGGATTATCACTTGAAGGAGGGGGTGGAGTTGTAGAAGAGGTCGATCTATCACGAAGAGAATCATAGATTAGCTAAGCTGAAAAACGctgaaaaacaaaacccaaaagtaaAGTGAAGAAGACGCAGTTGAAGTAGATGATGAAATTGTTTCacaataaaaccaattggcaatatgggaagtagatgatgaaattgtttcactataaaaccaattggcaatatgggagtAACCAAGACCATATatgcacatagcaaaccttatCCTTCACCGATGTGGaacaactctcaacacgcccccgcACATGTGGCGGATTTTCAAACCTACACGTAGACAACAACTAGGTGACGTGGAATGCGTGTGGtcgttgggcttcacacgtggacAACCTTGCTCTGATATCTTGATGAAATTaaggttctaccataaaaccaattggcaatatggggagtagcccaagaccatataagcacatagcaaactttGTCCTTCACCAatatgggacaactctcaacaaaaACCTTAGTTCCCGCCACAACAACCACAAGTGATAACAATTGAATCAATTCATCCAAATCTGTAACTGTTTGAATATTTTGAATTCAAAATAGATTGTATGATAATATTGTGCTTTTGTATTTTCTGTAATTATCTTTTAGTTTGTTTTAAGAGTTTGTTCCTCACTCAAACTTTATCTTGTAAAGCTCTATATAAACGTTGAATTAATACAAGCTCGGTATCGAGCACAATTCTTATATGGTATCATATTTTTTCTAGCCTCACGACATACCTCTCTCAAATAACAATGGCTTCTTCGGGgacgtgttgagagttgtcccacatcggtgagggacaatGTTTGCTATGTGTTTATATgatcttgggctactccccatattgccaatcggttttatggtggaacctcaatttcatcatgatatcagagcaggttgtccTCGTGTGAAGCCAAATGGCCACGCATGCTCTACATCACCTAGTTGTTGTCCAcatgtaggcttgaaaattcgtcacacgTGCGGGGGCGTGTTAAGAGTTTTCCCACATCgatgagggacaaggtttgctatgtgcttatatggtcataggctactccccatattgccaattggttttatggtgaaacctcaatttcatcagtAGAGAGATTAACGATGAGGAGACGATTCCAGAAGAACTAAAAGCAAGAGCAAAACCCGGAGAGAAGCAGAGAGTGGCGACAGACATGGCGCAAACCAAACGGCAAAGTGATGAAAACCAAGTCACACTGGTGATAGATGCATGGCCAACAAAGAAATAAGCGGAAGACGAAAGAATGATCGAGAAAAAGGAATAAAACCAAGGGGTTAACGATGAGTGACGCGTGGTGAAGTTGGGCAAAATCAgaattttgttgtaccaagCAAACAACAAAACTTGAAAATGAGAAGAAACAAAGGGTGTTTCGCATTTCACTATTCACGAACAGTGAAAAACAGTGCTTGAGGAACCcagttttagtatatgtataatgtTCTGCCTAACTCTGCAGCAATAAAAACCGATTCCTTTTtctattttgtatttttggtaAAACTAGGGTCAAATGCCCAAGAAAAACAACTAATGAATACctattccttttgttttaagATTTACATAATAATCATAAATGCTAGGCATACCGTCTTTTCAAACCACATTTTGTAAATCTATGAGCACTATCCTACTTTTTATACAATCATGTATTTACACTAGATGGTTTGGCCTCATCTACAAAATGAGTTAGTCATACTATTTGGTATCGAACTTATCATCTACAAGAGTCGAATTTACGGTCTCTCGCTTACTACTGAAGAAGAAATACCACTAAACTCTATTACTAAATGACAATAATACATTTATTAATGACTTACAATTATTGTGAGAATCATGCATATGAgtgttttgatataaaaaaattacactatCAAtattttagtgattttgggcccaCACATGTTGAATATAATATCCATAAAACTAAGGAACAAACACATGGTAGCCCACGAATTTGGAGGAGAAAGTCTCATACTCCTGAACAGCAAAGGAAGATTATCTCTCCTCTAAATCTccttctctcccctcctctCTCACTTTCCTCTTTATCTTTCTCTCTTTATAAAAAAGTCAACACAAGATATTGACATGACTTAATCGTGATCGCTCAAATAGGATGGGTTTGTAAGGGAGGAGAATttggaggggagagaatcctactctgaATCCAAATCCCTTCCCCTCCCCCTCACCTCCTCTCTTACTTTCCTCTTTGTCATTCTCCCTATAAAGAAGTCAGTACAAGATTTTGACATGGTTTAATCGTGACCATTCAAATATGAGGGGCTATAGGGGAGGAAAATTTGGAAGTGAGAGAATCTTACTCTTGCTTCCCTCTCACTTTCCTATGTCTTTCTCTCATTATAAAGAAgtcaacataagatgttgacgcGAGATTTAATCATAAtcatgaccgttcaaatagaagaGAACTGTAGAAGAGGAGAATCTGGAGGGAGGAGAATCATTCTTTTATAGGATCAATTAGAATATTGTCTAATGTTTAATTGATTGAAAAGTTTAAAGCCTATCCTGATAAATCATGTCAAATGGCTTTATTGAATGGTTGTGATGAGTACAATGTgtcttttttttattggttaatttttttttttaaatttttttttatcaagctAGAAATGCATTATCAAGCAAAACCAAAGAGTACACATGAAAGCCCACAACAGGACTAACAAATGAGAAAAATATACATGATTTTACAACTAAAAGCAGTGTAAGGGGGATACAGGAAGAAGGACGCTGCacctaggcctggcaaacgagTCGTATCTGTCgtattcgtgtcgttttcgtgtaacacctattatcttaacgggtcgtgtcatgtcacacctgttatcttaaagggtccttaacaggtctggtcactttacccaacgggtaaagtgacccgacccgttatgacccgttaagaaaaatataaattttcttaaatttgcacataccacacattaccacataaatattacttcaaaatattaaaacatatttgtcatttaagtactacatctacactcgaaaataagagcctaataaaaaaacaagtttgacggttgtgatctcgaagcatatacaaacaagtttgacggttggatcattaaaattagtttcatagaatttgtatcccaacaaaacgatagattcactaacacttggagtttatttatactttcattaagtataacataagattttgtggtatctacttgtgtaaatattttaaattgacaatcaaattcattcattgtatagggtcaaggagtgtagttgtaaaataaccgttaaatcgtgatttttttgttttataaccgtcgaaatgttttctctaattacttgatctctaaatatttgttttttgtgatttttggtgtatgcgatctcaaagtatatacacacaagtttgacggttagatcgttaaAATTGCTTTCATAgaatatcccatcaaaatgatagattcactaacacttaaagtttatttatactttcattaagtataacataagattttgtggtatccacttgtgtaaatattttaaattgacgatcgaattcattcattgtattcatatagggtcaaggagtgtagttgtaaaaaatcatcaaaatcggagttaaaataaccgctaaatcgtgattttttgttttataaccgtcgaaaagttttgtctcattacttgatctctgaatgcttgttttttgtgatttttggcgtatgcaatctcgaagcatatacaaacaagtttgatggttggattgttAAAATtggtttcatagaattcgtatcccatcaaaacgatagattcactaacatttagagtttatttatattttcattaggtataacataagattttgtgatattcacttgtgtaaatattttaaattgacaaacaaattcattcattgtattcgtatagggtcaaggagtgtagttgtaaaaaatcatcaaaatcggagttaaaataaccattaaatcgtgattttttgttttataatcgtcgaaaagttttgtctaattacttgatctctaaatgtttgttttttgtgatttttggcgtatgcgatctcgaagcatatacaaacaagtttgatggctggatcgttaaaattagtttcatagaattcgtatcccatcaaaacgatagattcactaacacttagagtttatttatattttcattaagtataacataagattttgtggtatccacttgtgtaaatattttaaattgacgatcaaatttattcattgtattcgtatagggtgaaggagtgtagttgtaaaaaattatcaaaatcggagttaaaataaccgttaaatcgtgattttttgttttataactgtcaaaaagttttgtctcattacttaatctatgaatgtttgtttttttgtgatttttggcgtatgcgatctcgaagcatatacaaacacgtttgacggttggatcgttgaaattagtttcatagaattcgtaacCTATCAAAACGATATTCaccaacacttagagtttatttatactttcattaagtataacataagattttgtggtatccactagtgtaaatattttaaattgaaaatagaattcattcattgtattcatatagggtcaaggagtgtagttgtaaaaaatcatcaaaatcggagttaaaataaccattaaatcgtgattttttgttttataactatcgaaaagttttgtctcattacttgatctctgaatgttttttttttgtgatttttggtgtatgcaatctcgaagcatatacaaacaagtttgacgttggatcgttgaaattagtttcatagaattcgtatcccatcaaaacgatattcactaacacttagagcttatttatactttcattaagtataacataagatttttgtggtatccactagtgtaaatattttaaattgaaaatcgatttcattcattgtattcatatagggtcaaggagtgtagttgtaaaaaatcatgaaaatcggagttaaaataaccgttaaatggtgattttttgttttatacccgtcgaaaagttttgtctcattacttgatctctgaatgtttgttttttgtgattttgggcatatgcgatctcgaagcatatacaaacaagtttgacagttggatcgttgaaattagtttcatagaattcgtatcccatcaaaacgatagattcactaacacttagagtttatttatactttcattaagtataacataagattttgtggtatccaatagtgtaaatattttaaattgaaaatcgaattcattcattgtattcatatagggtcaacgagtgtagctgtaaaaaatcatcaaaatcggagttaaaataaccgttaaattgtgattttttgttttaaaaccgtcgaaaagttttgtcccattacttgatctctgaatgtttgttttttactgatgcgatctcgaagcatatacaaacaagtttaacggttggattgttgaaattagtttcgtgtatcccatcaagttcaatggtgtgtgtgtgtgtgtgtgtatatatatatattatgtagatttaaatctatttattttttacgtataattattatagtttttaggggtataaaatttaatttaaaacttaatatatatatatatatatatatatatatatatataattattatagttttaaactttttaggggtataaaattgttaaattaatatatataattattatagtattttttagggttataaaattataaaattaatattctgcttatcgtgtatcgtgtcacccacgtgtatacctgaaccaacccgttatcttaacaggtgcttatcgggttacccgataacaccCAAtttgttatcgtgtcgacctgaacacctgttaatttcgtgtcgtgtcgtgtcgggttatcgggtcgtgtcgggaattgccaggcctagctGCACTTGGTGCTAAGCGTCTCCCCTCCTACATCACTCAAAACCTTAACTTGAAAGAGGACAAAGCAGACCATCTTTGTTGAGAACATGAACCAACGAAGATGGTGGTCTGTCGATCCAAGATTGAATGCTCATGTTCGGAGATGTGAAAGATGCCAAATGATCAACCACCATATTAGCTGTtcttggaacccaagaccagcgacaAACTTGGAAAGActcccctaattgagcaatTTTCGTAAGGGTGGGGAAAACTTCCTAACTGCTATTTTGAATGGATTTCCTTAAGCACAAGATTGTTTCCTTTGAGTCTGACTCCACGATCACCTTATTTAAACCCAACTGCTTAGCAAACATACATCTTTCCAACACCGCTAATGCCTCTGCCACAACAACCTTAAAAGCCTTGATTGGGGATTTTCTAGCAACAACAAACATAGAATTTTGATCTCGAATTACAATTCCAACATACCCATTTTGAGTACTGGAGTTCCAACTAGCATCCACGTTGATCTTAACACACTCTGAATCAAAAGGAGACCAAACAGTATGTTGGGAAGAATCACGCTGCCCCGCTAGATTGCTTTCAGGATTTCTTTCCAGAGCTTGTTCAAAAACTACCAAAGCACAAGAAATAGCTTGAGTTGCATGTGTAAGAGATATTGGTTTATGGTTGAAGACAACATCACACCTGGCCTTCCATATGTGCCAGCAAGTAAAAGCCACTTGAGGCATCAGTGTGGATTTCTCCAACATGAAACCCATATGAGAACTAATTAATGAATGTAACCAAGAGCCAAAAGTAGTGGTTTCATCTTTATTTATCTTGTAGTTTAGTTGCCCGCCACCAAATAGGCTCCACCCACGGACAGAAGAGTAGAAAATGTTCCAATAATTCCTCATTGTCATTGTAGATTGGGAAGATTGAAGAAGGTGATGACCTTTGTTTGAATAGATCCGCCATAGTTGCAAGGGCCCTAGGTAAAGTTTTCCataagaaatttttaatttttggaggCGTCTTCAGATTCCAAATATATTTCCAAACTTGACTGCTTGGCACATAGAAGATGAGGGACGTTGCAATCTGATAGAAACCTCCAATGGTAGCCCAATCGTACATTATACAGCTCGTTCTTTACCAGCAGCTATACAAGCCTATCATGCTCCGTGGATCACCAATGTGCGTATCATTTATCACTAAATATTCATGGTTTGTAATAAAAGGTCTTATAAATTCAAGCTCTCATTGTCGAGTACCACAATCGATtaaaaattcaactttttgaTTTTGACTGACATAAATAGAACCTTACTATgaatgagcatcactcatgtcaacagtTGACGCCGTTTAtgggaaacgatacgaaaagttgtgtaggttctctttcattttttcaccttcgccgtgaatctgcacaaaccAAAGAACCAAACACCTGCACAGTCACTGTAAGACCCATGTCTTCCGCTTTAGCTCCCGGTGATGGCGGCAGCGCCTAAACACAATACTTGTTTGAACTTGAACCGCCATGGCCACCTTTCTCTcgttcttcctcctcctccttctccaccCTTTAATTTTCAACCCATTCCCGAACGTCATTGTTTCAGCTGTAGGCATAAACTACGGCACTCTCGGAAACAACCTACCACCTCCAAAGATAGTGGCTCAGCTCCTCCAAGCCACTCTCATAGACAAGGCTAAAATCTACGACACCAACCCTGAAATCCTCCAGGCCTTTCCCAACACCGAGATCGACCTCATTGTCGCTATGGAGAACAACCATGTCACCAACATCATCACGAAAGTGGCCGCCGCGGACGAATGGTTTGCCACTCGCGTCCTGCCATTCATTCCCGCCATTTTCATCATTGTCATTGCTGTATGAAACGAGTACTTAACAACTGGTGCTACCGCAAGAAAAGATGAGAAAGACCCAAACCCATTGGACCCAGCAGCTCTGGTCCAAGCAATGCAGAACTTACACTCGGTGCTTATAACTCGAGGGCTGGACCGTAAGATTAAGGCTCTCCGCCAAGGTAGTACAGAGAGAGTGCCGACCTTGTCGAAGACGAAGAAACAATTGATGTCATCAACTCCGTGGAGGGTGGAAGAAGAGGCGGAAGCTGAATTCCCAGAAGGGAAGCTAAAAGTGACGAGCCAGCCATGGTTGACTCTAACCATGCACGTCTCTCGTAAGAAAACCAAGCGCTCTCAAGACCAAGACAATCAAGATTCTCTCATTGAGATCAACCCTGAGCTCTGATACAGCTTCCAGCTCAACTTTTAGTTCATTCAACGGATGTTTAGCATTGACACTGTCATGAAACCTCTTCATTCAATGGATGGGAAGCTTCATTTCCTGAGTCAGTTGTAATTTTGGAAGCAAGAGCTTTCAGTCTTGGCTGTCTTTCAGCAAAATAGTTAATGGGGTCGATGCCATGGTGAGTGATGGGAATCTGGGCATAATTGTTACAATAGAGAAGAAGATTAAAATGGTTGCACACCAATTGTTCGGTGAAATGCAGACATTGAAAGTTCAGGCCAGGGAACTGCGAGATAAGTTGGAATCAGAAATACTGGGCAACCATCAAGACAATCGAAAACCTTGTTTCTACAGCCTGCATGGTCGGGGTCCTCACAATTACCGGCACATTCTTTGAGATGAAGACACCCAACAAGACATCATGTTGCTTGCTGAGACCACCAATaaagcaaaagtaaaagcaaaaagaaaagcaaggaataaagggAGGAAAAGAATTGAGTAAAAAAGTGGTGATGGAGAAAGAGGGAGAGGTGATCAGCATCTTgttaaatattttgaaacctttCCGACACCATGCACGTGATTAACTTGTGTAAAGGAGATAATGATCTTGCACGTGAGGCTCTGAAAAGGCATAAATCTTTTGCTGATAGTGGTAATATTTTGAAATCTCAACTTGATCAACAAAAAACTGTTATTGATAATCTTGTGTCTAATACACGGCTTTTAAAAAGCAAGATACATGAGGCAAGGTCGAAAAAAGATACCCTTAAACTGagaattatgggcgtgacccattgagtagagggtcggatttatttttaaatgatgtaatttatttttcttatctttcggaaacatctgtataaaccccattagagggtaataaaaaaaataaaaaaaataaaaaaaataaaaaaaaagcggcaaagcccaaaataaatgggctagaatgttatgtggaaggcgaaggcccataagcccaaaatagcaccaactaggtgaccaaaagtacatctagtactacaaaaaattattcggcaccctgccgctattatcaccaaccaggtaaccaaaagtacgcccagtactacaaaaaattattcggcatcccgccgctattatcaccaaccaggtgatcaaaagtacgtccagtactccaaaattattcggcagcctgccgctattatcactaaccaggtgatcaaaagtatgcccagtacttcaagttatacataagcattactcatgtcaatcatacataaacattcatgagcatcactcatgtcaacattcatgagcatcactcatgtcaacattcatgagcatcactcatgtcaatcaacataaacattcataagcatcactcatgtcaatcaacttcaaaagcttcatttacaaagctctaacttcaagagcttcatttacagagctctagcttcgaaagtttcatttacagagctccagcttcaaaaacttcatttacaaaagctctagcttcaaaagcttcatttacagagcttcatttacagagcttcacTTGCaaggcttcacctacaaagcttcagtgcagggtatacaaataccgcctctgaacaactgccactttggcccatacatggattcaatttgaagtctccagccaacagactctattgaccgaagacttgagggactacactatgtaccatatattgggcctcataaaaaatacttgggggacttagcccattattcatgtattgaggagtgagcccttattttataaaagagactccctcactttcattagagaacacctattattcatgtattgaggagcgagcccttgttctataaaaaggactccctcaccatcattagagagcattgccgcCTGCCGAGCAACTAGGGGTGGGCGCGGTGCGGTTTCGTGCGGTTTCGAGTGAAACcacaaccgaaaccgaaacattttgcggtgcggtgcggtgcggttttgaagtcaaaaccgaaatgaaaccaaactgtTCGGTTCGGTGTGGTGCGGTTTCAAATGGTTTCgatttggtttttgagaaaaaaaatgtacaatttaaaatataaacctaTTTATGCATAAGACGGTTTTATTTTCgtcatatattaattaatgaatatgcAGTAAAATTGTAGCAAAACTGCAGCAAAAAAAGAGtcaaaactgcaaaaaaaaaatataaatgcaGCAAAACTGAAtaaaaaacagcaccaaaaactgcacaaaactccaccaaaactgcacaaaattgcacccaaaacccaaaaccgaaaccaaaccgttttgtgtgccgcggttcggttttgaaaccgaaatcgtttcaaaaccgcaaaaccaaaccgtttggtgcggtttgattcgattcgtgtttcggtttcggttttcagTTCCAAGTGCCCAACCCTACAAGCAACCACctcgctgcgagcatcaactctagcccatcattttttgtaatgaggagcgagcccttattctataaaaggggctCCCTCAcattcaacgccacaagccgagccaaccaaggcaacataagccacaagctaAGCagtctcgcaacatgtgctacttctaattgagcatcatttctcTTTGAGCACCGtctcatatcaagtatcagttcaagatgacatctagttacttcgacccacacatgaactgaatttcaagtctccagccaaaagattctcttgactgaaaacttgggggactactatttataccatacttagggcctccgtatttagatctcgtataaatacttgggggacttaaatgtaattatgtaataaagaaaggggcaaatatgtaataagtgagaagcccttattctataaaaggacccttcaccctcacaattatgGGGGCCTCCTCACTTctagaggccaattcttaggccttaAGCCCCCCtcatcctctcaaagctctcattctcatattcagagcactTTCTTCCtcataaatacaatatcagtgtggacgtagcccaaaccttggggtgaaccacgacacatcttgtgttatttactttcttgcagattcacggttggatttatgttgttccaagaccttttggttttgtgcatcaacaatggcCATTGGGGAGAGAAGGGATCCACCTGTCAAACCAGATCCTAACGTTGGAACCATTTATAATCTGTCAATGAGCGCTATCTAGAAGAATCTCTCTCCCGTCTAACAGACTGGCCCAAGCCCATGACGCCTCGCATCCTTGTATAGTGTCAAGGAACGAGGTGGAAGGGAAGTACCTGGCTTTAAGAACCTTAACCCAGAGAGAATCCAGCTCCTTAATAATTCTCCAACATTGTTTAGCAAGTACGGCAGCGTTGAACTCTTGTAGATTCCTGAAACCCATACCCCCATCAGTTTTTGGCAAACCCTTGGTCTCCCAATTAACCCAATGAATTTTTCCATTCATCATGTTTCTATCCCCACAATAATCTagcaattaaaaaatcaatttctCTACATATGGACACAAGAAACTTTCCAACTAATAATTATTATGTAGTCGGTTAACTCCTGGATTCTATTGTATTCAAAACTAGCCTTAACTCAGTGTTGTGGAATTTTTAATTTGGTCATTCAGGAATACAATCGATTCACAACCAAAAAATCATTTGCCAGACGAGAGTTTGACTAATCAAGTTTCATCGAACACAAtgccaaatgaaaaaaaaaaattaatcggGCAAAAGTCGTCGTTTTGAATgttttaaagactttaggtgaCGAAACGTTTCGATGGACAAAGAAATAAACGACGTCAGACAAAGCTTTCACGTCAAGAGAAAAAATTGGCACATATCAAGCCATGTTTTGCTCGACAGAAAGAAATTCACCGGGGTGTATATTAGTGTTTAGGGTTACAGTTCTTTGGGTAAAGG carries:
- the LOC139188519 gene encoding uncharacterized protein codes for the protein MGFMLEKSTLMPQVAFTCWHIWKARCDVVFNHKPISLTHATQAISCALVVFEQALERNPESNLAGQRDSSQHTVWSPFDSECVKINVDASWNSSTQNGYVGIVIRDQNSMFVVARKSPIKAFKVVVAEALAVLERCMFAKQLGLNKVIVESDSKETILCLRKSIQNSS
- the LOC139188521 gene encoding glucan endo-1,3-beta-glucosidase 14-like, producing MATFLSFFLLLLLHPLIFNPFPNVIVSAVGINYGTLGNNLPPPKIVAQLLQATLIDKAKIYDTNPEILQAFPNTEIDLIVAMENNHVTNIITKVAAADEWFATRVLPFIPAIFIIVIAV